Part of the Candidatus Diapherotrites archaeon genome is shown below.
AAGATAATTGAATGGAGCGCAAACGCAAAAGGAAATGTGGGGGCAGTAGTAGGAGCAACATCAATCCAAGAATTAAAGGAATTAAGCGCTTTCTATTCATCGAACAAGAATTTTGTTCCATTGCTCATTCCAGGAGTTGGCTCGCAGGGAGGCTCAGCGAAAGAAGTAAAGAACGCATTAAAGGAAAACAATTACGACATTTCAATTGTGAGAATTAATTCTTCAAGCGCAATAAACTATGCCTTCGAGAAAGACGGAAGCCAAGATTACGTCGGAGCAGCAGTAAAAGCACTGAAAGAATTGAACAAAGAGATAGAATTTTAAATTCAAAAGAGCTAATTTTTCTGCCCAGGTGAATTAATGGCTTACATGCAAAAAATGAAGGCAAAACTCTTCGACATAGAGGCAGGCAAATACATTTCAGTAATCCATGAATGCGACGCAAAACAATTAGCTGTATTCCCCCTGGACAGAGTGGAGATATTCAATCCAAGGACAAGGAAAAAAATAGTTACAGTAGTAGACCTCACTGATTCTGTAGTAAAAGAGAACGAAATAGGATTATTTGAAGACGTAAGAAAAATAATTGGAGCAAAAGCAAAAGATGTTCTCCATGTAAGTGCTGTTCCCCAGCCTGAAAGCGTCAAATTAATAAAGAAAAAAATGGACAAGCAGGCACTAACAGAAAAAGAGATAATGGAGGTAGTGAAAGACTTAAGCGAGAACAAGCTGAGCGAGATAGAGGCAAGCGCTTTTGTTTCAGCAATATACATTAATGGATTCAGCTTGGGAGAAACAATTTCAATGACCAAAGCATTAGTGAAAGACGGGGAAAGACTGCGCTTAGAGAGAGAGCCAGTTGTAGACAAGCACTCAATTGGAGGAGTGAACGGGAGAACCACAATGATTTTGGTGCCAATAATTGCATCCCAAGGGCTTTACATCCCGAAAACATCCTCCCGCTCAATAACCTCTTCTGCAGGAACAGCAGACGCAATGGAAATCCTTTCAAATGTCTGCCTTTCATTAGAGCAAATAAAAAAAATTACTGAAAAATTAGGGGGGGTAATTGCATGGGGAGGGGCATTAGACCTGGCTCCAGCAGACGACAAAATAATCAAAATCGAGCATCCTTTAAGCCTGGACCCTAATGGTCAAGTGATTGCATCAGTAATGGGAAAAAAGGCAAGCGTAGGAGCAAGATATGTTGTAATAGACATTCCTGTAGGGCCTCACACCAAAGTAAAAACAAGAGAGAAAGCAGAGGCAATGGCAAAAAAATTCATTGAAGTGGGAAAAAATCTTGGAATGAAGGTTGAGGTTGTCCTCACAGACGGAAGCAAGCCGTGCGGCAAAGCATTCGGCCCAGCATTAGAAGCAAGGCTTGTAATGGAAATACTTGAAGGAAAAGTCTTTGATGAACTGGCAGAAAAAGCCTGCGACCTCTCAGGCATTCTATTAGAGCTAGCAGGAAAAGAAAGGAAGGGAATGGGAGCAATAAAAGCAAAAGAAATCCTCAAGAACGGGAAAGCACTCAAGAAAATGCAGGAAATAATCAGAGCCCAAGGAGGAAAAATCCTGTCTTCAGACCAAATAAAATTAAGCCCTTTAAAAAAGAAAATTCTCTCAGAAAAAGAAGGAGAAATAAGCAGCATTAACGTGAAGATACTGAACGAGGTTGCAAGGATTGCTGGAGCTCCAGCAGACAAGAAGGCAGGCGTAATGCTCAAGGCAGAAGACGGTCAAAAAATCAAAGTGAATGACGTTCTATACGAAATCTACGCAGAAAACAGAAGGAAACTGGAATTAGCAGCAAAATACGCCCAAAAAAACAATGCCATTGAATTGCAGGAAATCATCCTAGAAGAAATAAAATAAAATCAGAACAATTCATTGAATGCTTTCACGAAATCATTGCATTCAAGCAAGTAGACTTTTTCGTGCGCGAACTCAAGGGAAGAAAGCTTTCCTGCAACCTCTTTTTCGTTGAATTCAATTTTCTTATTCAGGAAGGGAAGGGAATTCTGCAGGGCATTAGAGAAGTTCTTGTTCTTGAGGCGGAATACTTCCTTTAAAAATTCAATGAATTGAGGGTCATTTTTTGCCTGCTCTTTGCTTTTCTTCCATTCAAGTTTTAGGATGCAGGATTCAGATGGAGGCTTTGGAAAAAAGGAGCCTGCATT
Proteins encoded:
- a CDS encoding AMP phosphorylase, whose translation is MAYMQKMKAKLFDIEAGKYISVIHECDAKQLAVFPLDRVEIFNPRTRKKIVTVVDLTDSVVKENEIGLFEDVRKIIGAKAKDVLHVSAVPQPESVKLIKKKMDKQALTEKEIMEVVKDLSENKLSEIEASAFVSAIYINGFSLGETISMTKALVKDGERLRLEREPVVDKHSIGGVNGRTTMILVPIIASQGLYIPKTSSRSITSSAGTADAMEILSNVCLSLEQIKKITEKLGGVIAWGGALDLAPADDKIIKIEHPLSLDPNGQVIASVMGKKASVGARYVVIDIPVGPHTKVKTREKAEAMAKKFIEVGKNLGMKVEVVLTDGSKPCGKAFGPALEARLVMEILEGKVFDELAEKACDLSGILLELAGKERKGMGAIKAKEILKNGKALKKMQEIIRAQGGKILSSDQIKLSPLKKKILSEKEGEISSINVKILNEVARIAGAPADKKAGVMLKAEDGQKIKVNDVLYEIYAENRRKLELAAKYAQKNNAIELQEIILEEIK